A single window of Montipora capricornis isolate CH-2021 chromosome 14, ASM3666992v2, whole genome shotgun sequence DNA harbors:
- the LOC138031921 gene encoding uncharacterized protein, giving the protein MSFRPNATFGSDEAISAMMTCIADIRDWMISDKLMLNDSKTEILLIGTRQQLRKVDLDALQIGTSTVPLTSSAVRNLGAWFDPELTMNTHVNKLCSAAYFHLYNLRRIRKYLTQQTCEKLVHAFVTSRIDYCNSLLYGLPAKQLDKIQRVQNTAARIIFRLPKFCHITPTLFSLHWLPVRYRIDFKICLLTFKAIHGFAPSYLCELITVKESQRYSLRSSSELLLRMPSRITKKTLGDRAFQVSAPCLWNSLPGELRRKSDLEEFKRHLKAHLFSKAYL; this is encoded by the coding sequence ATGTCGTTTCGTCCCAATGCAACCTTTGGCTCTGATGAAGCGATCTCTGCTATGATGACTTGCATCGCAGATATAAGGGACTGGATGATCTCCGACAAGTTGATGCTAAATGACAGTAAGACTGAGATCTTGCTTATTGGCACACGCCAGCAGTTGCGTAAGGTTGATCTTGATGCTCTTCAGATTGGCACATCAACAGTGCCTCTAACTAGCTCAGCTGTTAGGAACCTAGGCGCATGGTTTGATCCAGAACTTACTATGAACACGCACGTGAACAAACTATGCAGTGCAGCATATTTTCATTTGTACAACTTAAGGCGCATTCGTAAGTATCTAACGCAGCAGACGTGTGAGAAGCTAGTGCATGCTTTTGTTACAAGTCGAATTGATTACTGTAACAGTTTGTTGTATGGTTTGCCCGCCAAGCAGCTAGATAAGATTCAGCGTGTACAAAACACGGCGGCGCGCATCATTTTTAGACTTCCAAAGTTTTGTCATATCACCCCAACACTTTTTAGCTTGCACTGGCTGCCAGTAAGATATCGAATCGATTTTAAGATCTGTCTTTTAACTTTCAAGGCCATACACGGATTTGCTCCCAGCTACCTATGTGAGCTAATCACAGTCAAAGAGAGCCAACGTTACAGTCTCAGGTCCTCTAGTGAGCTCTTGCTTCGCATGCCGAGTCGCATCACCAAAAAGACTCTTGGTGACAGGGCATTTCAAGTCTCGGCCCCATGCTTATGGAATTCACTTCCTGGAGAGCTGCGACGCAAGAGTGACCTAGAGGAGTTCAAGCGCCATCTAAAAGCgcatcttttttcaaaggctTATTTATAG